A DNA window from Camelina sativa cultivar DH55 chromosome 17, Cs, whole genome shotgun sequence contains the following coding sequences:
- the LOC104755331 gene encoding E3 ubiquitin-protein ligase MARCH1, producing the protein MMQGEVQLQPPDSQKLSDSAPLLGEHTNSSSSSASVVVVAAEETSDEIKTEEDLENDASSAPCCRICLEDDSELLGDELISPCMCKGTQQFVHRSCLDHWRSVKEGFAFSHCTTCKAQFHLRVEPFEDNNSWRRKAKFRLFVARDVLLVFLAVQTVIAVMAGLAYMMDKDGEFRNSFNDDWDRILSKHPIPFYYCIGVISFFVLTGFLGIILHCSAINGNDPRMAGCQNCCYGWGVLDCFPASMEACFALVVVFVVIFAILGLAYGFLAATMAIQRIWQRHYHILTKRELTKEYIVEDLHGSYTPPKLDAEHEGRLKMLKLL; encoded by the exons ATGATGCAAGGTGAAGTACAATTGCAGCCACCGGATTCGCAAAAGCTTAGTGATTCCGCTCCATTGTTGGGGGAACACAccaattcttcatcttcttcggcGTCTGTTGTGGTGGTAGCAGCAGAAGAGACTAGCGATGAGATAAAAACTGAAGAAGATTTGGAGAACGATGCTTCGTCAGCTCCTTGTTGTCGTATTTGTTTGGAGGACGACAGCGAATTGTTAGGCGATGAATTGATATCACCTTGTATGTGTAAAGGCACTCAGCAGTTTGTGCATCGGTCATGTCTCGATCATTGGCGATCTGTTAAAGAAGGTTTTGCTTTCTCTCACTGTACCACCTGCAAAGCTCAGTTTCATCTCAGAGTCGAACCTTTTGAGGATAACAACTCTTGGCGTCGCAAAGCTAAATTCAGACTCTTTGTCGCTAGAGATGtgcttttggttttcttagcTGTTCAGACT GTTATAGCTGTTATGGCTGGACTTGCATATATGATGGACAAAGATGGAGAATTTCGAAACTCTTTCAACGATGATTGGGATCGTATCTTGTCTAAACATCCCATCCCTTTTTATTACTGCATCG GTGTTATATCCTTCTTTGTGCTGACTGGATTTCTTGGAATCATTCTACATTGCTCTGCCATCAACGGTAATGACCCGAGGATGGCTGGATGCCAGAACTGCTGTTACGGATGGGGTGTCTTGGATTGTTTCCCTGCTTCAATGGAAGCTTGTTTTGctcttgttgttgtctttgttgtCATCTTCGCCATTCTTGGTTTAGCTTATGGTTTTCTTGCTGCTACTATGGCTATCCAAAGGATATGGCAGAGACATTACCATATTCTCACCAAGCGAGAGCTTACAAAGGAGTACATTGTTGAAGATCTTCACGGAAGTTACACTCCCCCAAAGCTGGATGCAGAGCACGAAGGAAGACTTAAAATGCTGAAACTTCTGTGA
- the LOC104755332 gene encoding uncharacterized protein LOC104755332 yields MGTPRSPATDFFGISKTACKAYKSLVTKLHPLSSSHRKSESHSDADSAIHQRYLEEKFAEEDDLIAARRGLRLQSMDDSSFFKRRSSLLSSSSSRRSHTPQARPTYLSSSGSSNRRSAFSRSTSRRDEGSSHGGGRSHGLKSRPVSNNASPMTSPFTSPRGKDQTLGDLFGSVKGVTSPPSSSPINGVKQSSPSSISKSASKRDKEDRGSASSATSTSLPFSKSKSTRQQERDAAGSIGKSISRRSTTPIVFSQSTPPKKPPAVEKKLECTLEELSHGGVKNIKIKRDIITDEGLIKQQEEMLRVNIKPGWKKGTKITFEGVGNEKPGYLPEDITFVVEEKRHPLFKRRGDDLEICVEIPLLKALTGCKLSVPLLSGESMSITVGDVIFHGFEKAIKGQGMPNVKEEGKRGDLKITFLVNFPETLSEEQRSMAYEVLKDCSWG; encoded by the exons ATGGGGACTCCTCGGTCGCCGGCCACAGATTTCTTCGGCATTTCCAAGACAGCATGCAAAGCCTACAAGTCCCTCGTCACCAAATTGCACCCTCTCTCATCTTCTCATCGCAAATCCGAATCCCACTCCGACGCCGATTCT GCAATCCACCAAAGATATCTAGAGGAAAAATTTGCGGAGGAGGATGATCTTATCGCTGCTAGGAGAGGTCTCCGGTTACAGAGCATGGACGATAGCTCCTTCTTCAAACGCCGATCATCTCTTTTATCAAGCTCAAGTAGCCGCCGTAGCCACACGCCGCAAGCTAGACCAACCTACCTCTCCTCTTCCGGTTCTTCGAACCGACGTTCTGCTTTCTCAAGAAGCACTAGCCGTAGAGACGAAGGCAGCAGTCACGGCGGAGGGAGAAGCCACGGTTTGAAATCACGTCCGGTCTCGAACAACGCGAGTCCGATGACGTCGCCTTTTACAAGTCCGAGAGGGAAAGATCAAACTTTAGGTGATTTATTTGGCTCCGTAAAGGGAGTAACGTCTCCTCCAAGCTCTAGTCCGATCAACGGCGTGAAACAATCTTCTCCGTCGTCGATATCGAAGAGCGCTAgcaaaagagataaagaagatagaGGCTCTGCGAGTTCTGCGACGTCCACGTCTTTGCCTTTTTCTAAGAGCAAGAGCACGAGACAACAAGAGAGGGACGCGGCTGGGTCAATAGGGAAGAGTATAAGCCGGAGGAGCACAACGCCGATAGTGTTTTCACAGTCTACACCACCGAAAAAACCACCGGCTGTGGAGAAAAAGCTTGAGTGTACGTTGGAAGAACTCAGCCATGGCGGAGTCAAAAACATCAAGATCAAAAGAGACATCATTACCGATGAagg ATTGATTAAGCAACAAGAAGAGATGTTAAGAGTGAACATTAAACCGGGATGGAAGAAAGGGACAAAGATCACATTCGAAGGAGTAGGAAACGAAAAACCGGGATATCTCCCGGAAGATATCACATTCGTGGTTGAAGAGAAGAGACATCCTTTGTTCAAAAGACGCGGAGATGACTTAGAGATTTGTGTAGAGATTCCTCTTTTAAAAGCTTTAACGGGATGTAAACTCTCGGTGCCATTATTGAGCGGCGAGTCTATGTCGATAACCGTAGGAGATGTGATCTTCCATGGATTTGAGAAGGCGATCAAAGGTCAAGGTATGCCAAATGTTAAAGAAGAAGGTAAGCGAGGGGATTTGAAAATAACGTTTCTAGTGAATTTCCCGGAAACGTTGAGTGAAGAACAACGGTCAATGGCTTATGAGGTTTTGAAAGATTGTTCTTGGGGATAA
- the LOC104755333 gene encoding probable receptor-like protein kinase At1g11050, which translates to MVNLRFLLFLLLSILLFSTCVVVAQSPSPSPTCPLDFSHVLTIPWNTTDCLSYNKSVTSKTSCCQSILTLIGIPLAHHLKQTSNFRLPNLATSVSCINNLQTKLNTLSLSSNLTSLCFDPNQFVITNDTCAGIETRQDWVSRLGPKSALDSSCSSGLTDLSRCDACVAAGFKVQKQLIGLDGNTSHGLGCYHFAVLYAAGIVNEKGPEGDDALSCLFSLSLTSPLISKKKKHTVALVLGVTGSLFGALVIAGFVCLLYFRFGGKKGEAGWEEDQESRVPRWRPNTGSIWFKIEELEKATNNFSQKNFIGRGGFGFVYKGVLPDGSVIAVKKVIESEFQGDAEFRNEVEIISNLKHRNLVPLRGCSMVDDDTQSQRCLVYDYMSNGNLDDHLFPKGETQKIPLSWPQRKSIILDVAKGLAYLHYGVKPAIYHRDIKGTNILLDVDMRARVADFGLAKQSREGESHLTTRVAGTHGYLAPEYALYGQLTEKSDVYSFGVVVLEIMCGRKALDMSTSGSPNTFLITDWAWALVKAGKAEEALDQCLLRDEGLGMSNPKGIMERFLQVGILCAHVLVALRPTILDALKMLEGDIEVPPIPDRPVPLSHPSYRMDGNGFTISPTLSGIQIHSGDMLR; encoded by the coding sequence atgGTGAACCTTCGtttcctcctctttcttcttctttctattctACTCTTCTCAACCTGCGTTGTTGTTGCTCAATCTCCATCGCCGTCACCAACTTGTCCTCTAGATTTCTCACATGTCCTAACAATCCCATGGAACACAACTGACTGTCTAAGCTACAACAAATCAGTAACCAGCAAAACCAGCTGCTGTCAATCTATCTTAACCCTAATCGGAATCCCACTAGCTCATCATCTCAAACAAACATCCAACTTCCGTCTCCCAAATCTCGCTACTTCCGTCTCTTGTATCAACAACCTCCAGACAAAGCTCAacaccctctctctctcttcgaaTCTCACTTCCCTCTGCTTCGATCCAAACCAATTCGTCATCACTAACGACACCTGTGCCGGAATCGAAACGCGTCAAGATTGGGTCTCTCGTCTCGGTCCCAAGTCGGCGCTTGACTCTTCCTGTAGCAGTGGTCTCACCGATCTCTCCCGATGCGACGCTTGTGTTGCCGCTgggtttaaggttcagaaacaGCTCATCGGTCTTGATGGTAATACCTCTCACGGTCTCGGTTGTTACCATTTCGCTGTTCTTTACGCTGCTGGTATCGTTAATGAGAAAGGACCTGAAGGTGATGATgctctctcttgtctcttctctttgagTTTGACATCTCCGTTgatctcaaagaagaagaaacacacgGTGGCTCTTGTTTTAGGTGTAACCGGATCTTTATTCGGAGCTCTGGTTATTGccggttttgtttgtttgttgtatttccGGTTTGGTGGTAAAAAGGGAGAAGCTGGTtgggaggaggatcaagagTCTAGAGTCCCGAGATGGAGACCAAACACTGGCTCAATCTGGTTCAAAATCGAGGAGCTTGAGAAGGCAACTAACAATTTCTCTCAGAAAAATTTCATCGGTCGAGGcgggtttggttttgtttacaaAGGTGTTTTACCGGATGGTTCGGTTATCGCGGTTAAGAAAGTGATAGAATCTGAGTTTCAAGGGGATGCTGAGTTTCGTAACGAGGTTGAGATCATTAGCAATTTAAAACATAGGAACCTTGTTCCGCTTAGAGGTTGTAGTATGGTTGATGATGATACTCAGAGTCAGAGATGTCTTGTTTATGACTACATGTCTAATGGAAACCTCGATGATCATTTGTTTCCTAAGGGAGAGACTCAGAAGATACCATTGAGTTGGCCTCAGAGGAAGAGCATCATTTTGGATGTAGCCAAAGGTTTGGCTTATTTGCATTACGGTGTGAAACCTGCGATTTACCACCGTGATATCAAAGGTACTAACATATTGTTAGATGTGGACATGAGAGCGAGGGTTGCTGATTTTGGTTTAGCTAAACAGAGTAGAGAAGGTGAGTCTCATCTCACTACTAGAGTGGCGGGAACACACGGTTACTTGGCTCCCGAGTACGCGCTTTATGGTCAACTAACCGAGAAGAGCGATGTGTATAGCTTTGGTGTTGTTGTATTGGAGATAATGTGTGGGAGGAAAGCTCTAGACATGTCTACTTCCGGATCGCCAAACACGTTTCTGATTACTGATTGGGCTTGGGCTTTGGTTAAAGCCGGGAAAGCAGAGGAAGCTCTTGACCAGTGTTTGTTGAGAGACGAAGGCTTAGGGATGTCTAATCCGAAAGGGATCATGGAGAGATTCTTGCAAGTTGGGATTTTGTGTGCTCATGTATTGGTTGCTTTAAGGCCAACAATATTGGATGCATTGAAAATGCTGGAAGGAGACATCGAGGTTCCTCCGATTCCGGATCGACCAGTCCCACTCTCGCATCCTTCATACCGAATGGACGGTAACGGTTTCACTATATCGCCTACGCTTAGCGGGATACAAATACATTCCGGAGATATGCTtcgatga